One genomic window of Malaciobacter molluscorum LMG 25693 includes the following:
- a CDS encoding putative quinol monooxygenase produces MSLIKQTVCISKQDKQNELKKVLFSHLLSVKKVNGCINYEVYEADEDDAELLVYEEWKDEDSYKNYKNSEMYINLKERKKQLLKREEELPIF; encoded by the coding sequence ATGAGTTTAATTAAACAAACAGTTTGTATTTCAAAACAAGACAAACAAAATGAACTAAAAAAAGTTTTGTTTTCTCATCTTTTAAGTGTAAAGAAGGTAAATGGATGCATAAACTATGAAGTTTATGAAGCTGATGAAGATGATGCTGAATTATTAGTTTATGAAGAGTGGAAAGATGAAGACTCTTATAAAAATTATAAAAATAGTGAAATGTATATAAACTTAAAAGAACGAAAAAAACAGTTATTAAAAAGAGAAGAGGAACTTCCTATTTTTTAA
- a CDS encoding SprT-like domain-containing protein, whose amino-acid sequence MQTKRLMNIFLFITTFCLFLLIYIWYNSYIFNHNPLSEQINKKIKDKTNRLKNLSFYNYKITHNFPIIISDKLKNNEFGRTIYSKNKDIIIYLNKNRFKENSDYMINSVLPHEYAHAVMFYLQDFSNENGSHTKKWQKICENLEGKGCNRFVNNNDIIIEKTNLF is encoded by the coding sequence ATGCAAACAAAAAGATTGATGAATATTTTTCTATTTATCACTACTTTTTGTCTATTTCTTTTAATTTATATTTGGTATAACAGTTATATTTTCAATCATAATCCATTATCAGAGCAAATAAATAAAAAAATTAAAGACAAAACAAATAGATTAAAAAATTTATCTTTTTATAACTACAAGATAACTCATAACTTTCCAATAATTATATCAGATAAACTAAAAAATAATGAATTTGGAAGAACTATATATTCTAAAAATAAAGATATTATTATATATCTTAATAAAAATAGATTTAAAGAAAATAGTGATTATATGATTAATTCTGTATTACCTCATGAATATGCACATGCAGTTATGTTTTATTTACAAGATTTTTCAAATGAAAATGGAAGTCATACAAAAAAATGGCAAAAGATTTGTGAGAATCTGGAGGGTAAAGGTTGTAACAGATTTGTAAATAACAATGATATTATCATTGAAAAAACAAATCTATTTTAA
- a CDS encoding J domain-containing protein, whose protein sequence is MNNSTLIYMFNKVLRTAILLFILYLIVTNFTTFLLVIAVIFLLIYFFIYKKLKSMSNGFKFTYTQNDFGTNQHQNFNFNDFDFNSFNQQFAQKPGLGEVEKAKEFFGFTHSPTKEEVKKRYKELAKKYHPDINGSDDTMMQQLNHYKDILLQYVG, encoded by the coding sequence ATGAATAATAGTACATTGATTTATATGTTTAATAAAGTTTTACGAACTGCAATTTTACTATTTATTTTATATTTAATAGTTACAAATTTTACTACATTTTTATTAGTTATTGCCGTTATATTTTTATTAATATACTTTTTTATATATAAAAAATTAAAAAGTATGTCTAATGGGTTTAAATTCACATATACTCAAAATGATTTTGGTACAAATCAACATCAAAACTTCAATTTTAATGATTTTGATTTTAACAGTTTTAATCAACAATTTGCTCAAAAACCAGGTTTAGGTGAAGTTGAAAAAGCAAAAGAGTTTTTTGGTTTTACACATAGTCCAACAAAAGAAGAAGTAAAAAAAAGATATAAAGAGCTTGCAAAAAAATATCATCCAGATATAAATGGTAGTGATGATACTATGATGCAACAATTAAACCATTATAAAGATATACTTTTACAATATGTAGGATAA
- a CDS encoding L-lactate permease — protein sequence MDISTQALFAALPIFIAAVLLIGLRLPAKKAMPIVYIATALVAYFVWEVSFNRVLASTIQGLLITVAVLWIIFGAILLLNTLKHSGAIAVIRQGFNNISPDRRVQVVIIAWLFGSFIEGASGFGTPAAIAAPLLVAIGFPAMAAVMVGMMIQSTPVSFGAVGTPILIGVNKGLDSQTISARLQEVGSNWDAYLQLITSEVAIIHAITGTLIPLFMTIMLTRFFGQKKSWTEGLSIAPFAIFAGLSFTIPYALTGIFLGAEFPSLIGALVGLPIVTFAAKKGFLIPKKTWDFAPKEQWPAKWVSKLELKLDAMTVKAPISLTKAWIPYILVAVILVITRVSDEAKAFTKSLVIPFKNILGEGLGYTIAPLYLPGGILVLVVLITFFFHKMKANELKEAVAESSKVMLGAGFVLIFTIPLVRILINSGVNASGFESMPIAMANFVATSVGDIYPMFASMIGALGAFIAGSNTVSNMMLSQFQFGVGQALGVSTALMISLQAVGAAAGNMIAIHNVVAASATVGLLDQEGETLRKTIIPTLYYCLIAGILGVVGMYMLGISDPLMK from the coding sequence ATGGATATTAGTACACAAGCACTTTTTGCTGCATTACCAATTTTTATTGCAGCAGTTTTATTAATCGGATTAAGATTACCGGCAAAAAAAGCAATGCCAATAGTTTATATAGCTACAGCTTTAGTAGCATATTTTGTTTGGGAAGTATCTTTTAATAGAGTATTAGCTTCAACAATACAAGGTCTTCTTATTACAGTTGCTGTTTTATGGATTATATTTGGTGCAATTTTATTATTAAATACACTAAAACATTCAGGTGCAATTGCAGTAATTAGACAAGGTTTTAATAATATAAGTCCTGATAGAAGAGTACAAGTAGTAATAATTGCTTGGTTATTTGGATCATTTATAGAAGGAGCATCTGGTTTTGGGACACCAGCTGCAATTGCAGCTCCTTTATTAGTAGCAATTGGTTTTCCAGCAATGGCTGCTGTTATGGTGGGTATGATGATTCAAAGTACACCTGTATCTTTTGGTGCAGTTGGTACTCCAATCTTAATAGGGGTAAATAAAGGATTAGATAGTCAAACTATATCTGCAAGACTTCAAGAAGTTGGTTCAAATTGGGATGCTTATTTACAACTTATTACTTCTGAAGTTGCAATTATTCATGCAATTACAGGAACTTTAATACCTTTATTTATGACTATTATGTTAACAAGATTTTTTGGTCAAAAGAAATCTTGGACAGAAGGATTAAGTATTGCACCATTTGCAATATTTGCAGGATTATCTTTTACAATTCCTTATGCCTTAACAGGTATATTTTTAGGAGCTGAATTTCCTTCTTTAATTGGTGCATTAGTAGGTTTACCAATAGTTACATTTGCTGCAAAAAAAGGTTTTTTAATTCCTAAAAAAACTTGGGATTTTGCTCCAAAAGAACAGTGGCCTGCAAAATGGGTTAGTAAATTAGAACTTAAATTAGATGCAATGACTGTAAAAGCACCTATATCATTGACAAAAGCTTGGATTCCATATATATTAGTTGCAGTTATTTTAGTAATCACAAGAGTTAGTGATGAAGCAAAAGCTTTTACTAAATCTCTTGTAATCCCTTTCAAAAATATTTTAGGTGAAGGATTAGGATATACAATAGCACCTTTATATTTACCTGGAGGAATTTTAGTTTTAGTTGTTTTAATCACATTCTTTTTTCATAAGATGAAAGCAAATGAGTTAAAAGAAGCAGTTGCTGAATCATCTAAAGTAATGTTAGGTGCAGGATTTGTTTTGATTTTTACTATTCCTTTAGTAAGGATATTAATTAATTCAGGAGTTAATGCATCTGGATTTGAATCAATGCCAATTGCAATGGCTAATTTTGTTGCTACTTCAGTTGGAGATATTTATCCAATGTTTGCATCTATGATTGGAGCATTAGGTGCATTTATTGCAGGAAGTAATACTGTTTCAAATATGATGTTAAGTCAATTTCAATTTGGAGTAGGACAAGCACTTGGTGTATCTACTGCATTAATGATCTCTTTACAAGCTGTAGGGGCAGCAGCTGGTAATATGATTGCAATTCATAATGTTGTTGCTGCATCAGCAACTGTTGGATTATTAGATCAAGAGGGTGAAACATTAAGAAAAACAATTATTCCTACACTTTATTACTGTTTAATTGCAGGTATTTTAGGCGTGGTTGGAATGTATATGTTAGGTATTTCTGATCCACTTATGAAGTAA
- a CDS encoding cache domain-containing protein produces MTGIISVSVKTKILIISIFIVFSLAVASLLGTILTVSSINESNISEYKNDIYTKNEDELKNNVQIVLEVINSFYNRSLNVSLEEKEKLKKQALATISQIRYSNSGYFWINDINHNMLMHPILKHLDGKNLEFMKDKNGQFMFQEFVTLANENKEGGIVMYMWPKPNEKIAKAKFSFVKKFEPWGWIVGTGTYLDEVDAKVAKMKEKSEESLEIIVIISAVIFVIVLILLSLITLALSTRRSKKSTKEDYE; encoded by the coding sequence ATGACTGGTATAATTAGTGTTTCTGTAAAAACTAAAATTTTAATCATATCTATATTTATAGTCTTTTCTTTAGCTGTCGCATCATTGTTAGGTACAATTTTAACTGTTAGTTCTATTAATGAATCAAATATAAGTGAATATAAAAATGATATTTACACTAAAAATGAAGATGAATTAAAAAATAATGTTCAAATAGTATTAGAAGTAATAAATTCTTTTTATAATCGTTCCTTGAATGTATCATTAGAGGAAAAAGAAAAATTAAAAAAACAAGCACTTGCTACTATCTCTCAAATTAGATATTCAAATAGTGGATATTTTTGGATAAATGATATTAATCATAATATGTTAATGCATCCTATTTTAAAACATTTAGACGGTAAAAATTTAGAATTTATGAAAGATAAAAATGGACAATTTATGTTTCAAGAATTTGTCACTTTAGCAAATGAGAATAAAGAAGGTGGTATTGTAATGTATATGTGGCCTAAGCCAAATGAAAAAATTGCAAAAGCAAAATTCTCTTTTGTGAAAAAATTTGAGCCATGGGGTTGGATAGTTGGAACTGGTACATATTTAGATGAAGTTGATGCAAAAGTTGCAAAAATGAAAGAAAAATCAGAAGAGAGTTTAGAAATTATTGTGATTATTAGTGCAGTGATTTTTGTTATTGTTTTAATTTTATTATCTTTAATAACTTTAGCTTTATCAACTAGACGTTCAAAAAAGAGTACAAAAGAAGATTATGAATAA
- a CDS encoding DnaJ domain-containing protein codes for MQKEEFEKAVNLFGILTKTSKKELKQKYLKLSKKYHPDTPTGSDEKFQELKEAYELLLAYIENYKFSFEEDEFKEQYPSFTNYKNWNI; via the coding sequence ATGCAAAAAGAAGAGTTTGAAAAAGCTGTGAATTTATTTGGTATTTTGACTAAAACATCAAAAAAAGAGTTAAAACAAAAATATTTAAAATTATCAAAAAAATACCATCCTGATACTCCTACAGGTAGTGATGAAAAATTTCAAGAATTAAAAGAAGCCTACGAACTTTTATTAGCATATATTGAAAATTATAAGTTTAGTTTTGAAGAAGATGAATTTAAAGAACAATATCCATCTTTTACAAACTATAAAAATTGGAATATTTAA
- a CDS encoding ADP-ribosylglycohydrolase family protein has product MFTLQKVKEIVLGTLITDSYCLGSHWIYDEKQLKSLNINWNELNKAYSIWHKGKLAGEFTHYGDQTYWLYEFVNQNNTFDEKEYANFWIKRMNSYNGYIDSSSKNSIIRLKEGNITGAESSDFSIVGRIASLLLVSKDKNEFLNNVEKFTKLTHNSYESLGATQFFAKLLLKVLDNENILDAILSLKETSNKDIQDYIKEAYASKEDDTFETIRKFGPACDTKECFPSVLHLIFKYDNLKDLLIENAKAGGDSSARGMAATMIYVAKNGLNDIPMSWSKIKVII; this is encoded by the coding sequence ATGTTTACTTTACAAAAAGTTAAAGAGATTGTCTTAGGAACTTTGATAACAGATTCATATTGTTTAGGTTCTCATTGGATATATGATGAAAAGCAACTTAAAAGTCTGAATATTAATTGGAATGAATTAAATAAAGCTTATTCTATTTGGCACAAAGGTAAATTGGCAGGAGAATTTACACATTATGGGGATCAAACTTATTGGCTATATGAATTTGTTAATCAAAATAATACTTTTGATGAAAAAGAGTATGCAAATTTTTGGATTAAAAGAATGAATTCTTATAATGGATATATAGATTCTTCTTCAAAAAATAGTATTATTCGATTAAAAGAAGGGAATATTACTGGTGCTGAATCTTCTGATTTTTCAATTGTTGGAAGAATTGCTTCTTTATTATTAGTATCAAAAGATAAAAATGAGTTTTTAAATAATGTTGAAAAATTTACAAAATTAACTCATAATTCTTATGAGTCTTTAGGTGCAACACAGTTTTTTGCAAAACTATTGCTTAAAGTATTAGATAATGAAAATATCTTAGATGCAATATTATCGTTAAAAGAGACATCAAATAAAGATATTCAAGATTATATAAAAGAAGCTTATGCTTCAAAAGAAGATGATACTTTTGAAACTATTAGAAAATTTGGTCCTGCTTGTGATACAAAAGAGTGTTTCCCTTCTGTTTTACATCTAATTTTTAAATATGATAATTTAAAAGATTTACTAATTGAGAATGCAAAAGCAGGTGGAGATTCAAGTGCAAGAGGTATGGCAGCCACAATGATTTATGTTGCAAAAAATGGATTAAATGATATTCCTATGTCTTGGTCAAAAATAAAAGTAATAATTTAA
- a CDS encoding RNA recognition motif domain-containing protein, which produces MQIYVGNMSYGTTEESLRALFAQYGEVNSVKIITDRETGRAKGFGFIGMEDNTAGQNAIDELNGKEFEGRTLKINEAKPREERPKRNFNNRY; this is translated from the coding sequence ATGCAAATTTACGTTGGGAATATGTCTTATGGGACTACTGAAGAGAGTTTAAGAGCTTTATTTGCTCAGTATGGAGAAGTTAATTCTGTAAAAATCATCACAGATAGAGAAACTGGAAGAGCTAAAGGTTTCGGTTTTATTGGAATGGAAGATAATACAGCTGGACAAAATGCTATTGATGAATTAAATGGAAAAGAATTTGAAGGAAGAACTCTTAAAATAAATGAGGCTAAACCAAGAGAAGAAAGACCAAAAAGAAACTTCAATAACAGATACTAA
- a CDS encoding exodeoxyribonuclease III → MKKYRFISWNVNGIRAVERKNALKWVDEENIDILGLQEIKAEENQIPKNIFEKEFKFKHINPCSIKGRSGTALYSEIEPFFSDNTLNVDILKEGRINEAHFNFEDKKIAFFNVYFPNGQSNENRLVYKMQFYDRFLEHCENLKKDGFSIIICGDVNTAHTEVDIARPKANEKTSGFLPMERDWITKFLEHGYIDTFRYMNKDVKDKYSWWSYRANARANNVGWRIDYFYVSQDLKNNIKEAYILDNYMGSDHCPIALEIEL, encoded by the coding sequence ATGAAAAAATATAGATTTATATCGTGGAATGTAAATGGAATAAGAGCAGTTGAAAGAAAAAATGCATTAAAATGGGTAGATGAAGAAAATATTGATATTTTAGGACTTCAAGAAATAAAAGCAGAAGAGAATCAAATTCCAAAAAATATATTTGAAAAAGAATTTAAATTTAAACATATTAATCCTTGTAGCATAAAAGGACGTTCAGGAACTGCTTTATATAGTGAAATTGAACCATTTTTTAGTGATAATACATTAAACGTAGATATTTTAAAAGAAGGAAGAATAAACGAAGCCCACTTTAACTTTGAAGATAAAAAAATAGCTTTTTTTAATGTATATTTTCCAAATGGACAAAGTAATGAAAATAGACTTGTTTATAAAATGCAATTTTATGATAGATTTTTAGAACATTGTGAAAATTTGAAAAAAGATGGTTTTTCTATAATTATTTGTGGGGATGTAAATACTGCACATACAGAAGTTGACATAGCAAGACCAAAAGCAAATGAAAAGACATCAGGCTTTCTTCCTATGGAAAGAGATTGGATTACAAAATTCTTAGAACATGGATATATCGATACTTTCAGATACATGAATAAAGATGTTAAAGATAAATATAGCTGGTGGAGTTATAGAGCAAATGCAAGAGCTAATAATGTAGGCTGGAGAATCGATTATTTTTATGTGAGCCAAGATTTAAAAAATAATATAAAAGAGGCTTATATTCTAGATAATTATATGGGAAGTGATCACTGCCCAATAGCTCTCGAAATAGAGCTATAA
- a CDS encoding CBU_0592 family membrane protein translates to MDIFQWVGFLGMAFVVTAYLLLQANKCTIYSILYQLLNLVGAILLLISLCVHFNLGSFVIEVFWIIITIYGIFNNLKRKKNEKISTFNA, encoded by the coding sequence ATGGATATATTTCAATGGGTTGGTTTTTTAGGCATGGCTTTTGTAGTAACAGCATATTTACTTTTACAAGCAAATAAATGTACTATTTATTCTATTTTATATCAACTATTAAATCTAGTTGGTGCAATACTATTATTAATTTCTTTATGTGTACATTTTAATTTAGGTTCTTTTGTAATTGAAGTATTTTGGATTATCATTACAATTTATGGGATATTTAATAACTTAAAAAGGAAAAAAAATGAAAAAATTTCTACTTTTAATGCTTAG
- a CDS encoding sulfite exporter TauE/SafE family protein, with amino-acid sequence MYIDLLLGFITFFTSTIAGIVGIGGGMILVAILPSFLPVNAVIPIHGLTQMTSNFSRAVFGYKDIQFKVIPKFLFGSLLGIGLISSIIYFISLDYVPLFIGIYILLSLWSKKFNDKIKKFESYFLIGFFQTGLSLIVGATGPLSMTLLYKDFEDKDAIVATAAALMSITHIFKVFVFIFFGFAFFDYLGLLVCMIVGAILGSYAGIKLRNKIDGKKFRNILKILLSLLAIKVIISVFL; translated from the coding sequence ATGTACATAGATTTACTACTTGGCTTTATAACATTTTTTACTTCAACTATTGCAGGTATTGTTGGAATTGGTGGAGGTATGATACTTGTAGCTATTTTACCATCTTTTTTACCTGTAAATGCAGTAATTCCTATTCATGGATTAACTCAAATGACAAGTAATTTTAGTAGAGCTGTTTTTGGATATAAGGATATTCAATTTAAGGTTATTCCTAAGTTTTTATTTGGTTCTTTATTAGGTATAGGATTGATTTCTTCTATTATTTATTTTATATCTTTAGATTATGTTCCTTTATTTATTGGAATTTATATTCTTCTTTCTTTATGGTCTAAAAAGTTTAATGATAAAATAAAAAAATTTGAAAGTTATTTTTTAATAGGCTTTTTTCAAACTGGTTTATCTTTAATAGTTGGTGCTACTGGACCTTTATCAATGACTTTATTATATAAAGACTTTGAAGATAAAGATGCAATAGTTGCAACAGCAGCTGCACTTATGAGTATAACTCATATATTTAAAGTTTTTGTTTTTATATTTTTTGGTTTCGCTTTTTTTGATTATTTAGGTTTACTTGTATGTATGATTGTTGGTGCAATTTTAGGAAGTTATGCTGGAATAAAATTAAGAAATAAAATTGATGGTAAAAAATTTAGAAACATACTAAAAATCTTACTTTCTCTTCTTGCAATAAAAGTAATAATAAGTGTATTTTTATAA
- a CDS encoding ethanolamine ammonia-lyase subunit EutB, protein MTSPYRYTLGNRTYNFKNLAELMAKATPKRSGDILAQVAASSSQERVVAQMKLAETPLKNFLNEALIPYEKDEITRLILDEHNKEAFSLISHMTVGDFRNWLLSDETTTDIIKSVQDGFTPEMVAAVSKIMRNQELILVAKKAKVVKSFRNTIGLDNRLSTRLQPNHPTDDVVGIAASILDGLLYANGDAVIGINPATDNISQATKLLKLMDEVIQKYEIPTQSCVLTHVTNTIEAIENKAPVDLVFQSIGGTEATNSSFGFNLNTLKEAQDAALSLNRGTVGKSVMYFETGQGSSLSANAHHNIDQQTCEARAYAVAKKFDPLLVNTVVGFIGPEYLYDGKEITRAGLEDHFCGKLLGVPMGCDICYTNHAQADQNDMDDLLTLLSVAGCNFIIGVPGADDIMLNYQSTSFHDALYARKVLGLKPAPEFEQWLEKMDIFSDMKNFILNKKMPLAFSKPLNNLLGEIA, encoded by the coding sequence ATGACAAGTCCTTATAGATATACATTAGGAAATAGAACTTACAATTTTAAGAATTTAGCAGAACTTATGGCAAAGGCAACTCCTAAAAGATCAGGAGATATACTTGCCCAAGTTGCAGCATCTTCTTCACAAGAAAGAGTTGTTGCACAGATGAAATTAGCAGAAACTCCTCTTAAGAATTTTTTAAATGAAGCCTTAATCCCCTATGAAAAAGATGAAATTACTAGGCTTATTCTAGATGAACATAACAAAGAGGCTTTTAGCTTAATTTCTCATATGACTGTAGGTGATTTTAGAAATTGGCTTTTAAGTGATGAGACAACAACGGATATTATAAAAAGTGTCCAAGATGGATTTACTCCTGAAATGGTAGCTGCTGTAAGTAAAATAATGAGAAATCAAGAACTTATTTTAGTTGCAAAAAAAGCAAAAGTTGTAAAATCTTTTAGAAATACAATTGGTTTAGATAATAGATTATCAACTAGATTACAACCTAATCATCCAACTGATGATGTTGTGGGAATTGCAGCTAGTATTTTAGATGGATTACTTTACGCTAATGGTGATGCAGTTATAGGAATCAATCCGGCAACTGATAATATTTCTCAAGCTACTAAACTTTTAAAACTAATGGATGAAGTAATACAAAAGTATGAAATTCCTACTCAATCTTGTGTATTAACTCATGTTACAAATACAATAGAAGCAATAGAAAATAAAGCTCCTGTTGATTTAGTATTTCAATCTATTGGAGGAACAGAAGCTACAAATTCTAGTTTTGGTTTTAATTTAAATACTTTAAAAGAAGCACAAGATGCAGCATTATCTTTAAATAGAGGTACTGTTGGAAAAAGTGTGATGTATTTTGAAACTGGACAAGGAAGTTCATTATCTGCAAATGCACATCATAATATTGATCAACAAACATGTGAAGCAAGAGCTTATGCTGTTGCTAAAAAATTTGATCCTTTATTAGTTAATACTGTTGTTGGATTTATAGGTCCAGAATATTTATATGATGGTAAAGAGATTACTCGAGCAGGACTAGAAGATCATTTTTGTGGGAAATTATTAGGTGTACCTATGGGATGTGATATTTGTTATACAAATCATGCTCAAGCAGATCAAAATGATATGGATGATTTGTTAACTTTATTATCTGTTGCTGGATGTAATTTTATTATTGGAGTTCCTGGAGCAGATGATATTATGCTTAATTATCAAAGTACATCTTTTCATGATGCACTATATGCAAGAAAAGTATTAGGTTTAAAACCTGCACCTGAGTTTGAGCAATGGTTAGAAAAAATGGATATTTTTAGTGATATGAAAAATTTTATACTTAATAAAAAAATGCCATTAGCTTTTTCTAAACCTTTAAATAATCTTTTAGGAGAGATTGCATGA
- the eutC gene encoding ethanolamine ammonia-lyase subunit EutC — translation MSKIQDCVIKNRWDILKEFTEARIGLGRVGVNLPTNELLAFQLAHAQAQDAVHLPLDVDSLSQELNNMPIDLKLLNMQVNETGLIQDGCTPILLHSKAQNRSVYLQRPDLGRRLDEHSIKLLENFKSEDITYDLAIVIVDGLSSFAIKENAVKYIKKLTLSLANEQDSWKIAPFAIVQQGRVAIGDEVASLLNAKAVLVLIGERPGLSSPDSLGLYLTYNPKIGLTDAYRNCISNVRLDGLSYDEAVNKSMYLLKESRRLQLSGVNLKERTQDNIIENSFDEQKNFLIK, via the coding sequence ATGAGTAAAATTCAAGATTGTGTAATCAAAAATAGATGGGATATATTAAAAGAGTTTACAGAAGCTAGAATAGGATTAGGAAGAGTTGGAGTAAATCTTCCAACAAATGAACTTTTAGCTTTTCAACTAGCTCATGCACAAGCACAAGATGCAGTACATTTACCTCTAGATGTAGATAGTTTGAGTCAAGAGTTAAATAATATGCCAATTGATTTAAAACTTTTAAATATGCAAGTTAATGAAACGGGATTAATTCAAGATGGTTGTACTCCAATTTTGCTGCATTCAAAAGCTCAAAACAGAAGTGTTTATTTGCAAAGACCTGATTTAGGAAGAAGATTAGATGAACACTCTATTAAACTTCTTGAAAATTTTAAAAGTGAAGATATAACTTATGATTTAGCAATTGTAATTGTAGATGGATTGTCTTCTTTTGCAATTAAAGAAAATGCAGTTAAATATATAAAAAAATTGACTTTATCTTTAGCAAATGAGCAAGATAGTTGGAAAATAGCACCATTTGCTATTGTGCAACAAGGAAGAGTAGCAATTGGTGATGAAGTAGCAAGCCTTTTAAATGCAAAAGCAGTATTGGTACTTATTGGGGAAAGACCAGGACTTAGTTCTCCTGATAGTTTAGGTTTATACTTAACTTACAATCCCAAAATAGGTTTAACAGATGCATATAGAAACTGCATCTCAAATGTTAGATTAGATGGTTTATCTTATGATGAAGCAGTTAATAAATCAATGTATTTATTAAAAGAATCAAGAAGACTTCAATTAAGTGGAGTAAATCTAAAAGAAAGGACGCAGGATAATATTATAGAAAATAGTTTTGATGAACAAAAGAATTTTTTAATTAAATAA